The Solanum dulcamara chromosome 6, daSolDulc1.2, whole genome shotgun sequence genome contains the following window.
TTTCGGACAATACTTGAAGAACCACAAACCCCCGGTTCCTTTACCGCAGTGCAACTACAACCACGTGTTAGATTTTCTCCGATACCTAGATCAATTTGGAAAAACTAAGGTACATTTAAATGGATGTGTATTTTTTGGACAAGTTGAGCAAGTTGGACAATGTATATGTCCTCTTAAACAAGCATGGGGGAGTTTAGATGCACTAATTGGAAGGCTTAGAGCTGCTTATGAAGAAAATGGAGGATTACAAGAGACTAATCCATTTGCTAATAGTGCTATAAGAATTTATCTTCGTGAGGTAAGAGATTCTCAAGCTAAAGCAAGGGGAATTCcttataagaagaagaaaaagaagaggaaaattcaaattaattcttGTAATAACAATGAGGCAAATTCTTCTTGATTtgctcaagagggaaaaaaataaatggtaaaaaaaatttcttttataatataataagaGGGTTACTTCAATTTGCTTTTGGGAAATTTATATATGGTCATAGTTTCAATATTATGAGTATTAATTGACTTAACTTCATACATAATGTGAATATAACATTGATTATGTTGCTTTCTCTATGATTtcttggatatatatatatatttattgaaataGTAGTATTACTTGAGTTGAGGGTATACTCGGAACAATCTCTCTGTCTTCACAAAGTAGGAATAAGGTTGTGTACGTGCTTtacttgtgagatttcactgagtatatttttattgttattgtagtATATTAGATTTGAGGGTGAGCCCTAAATTAGAGTTTTAGAAACCCTAAAATTTTGGACAGCCTCTCTATGGGTTATTTAAACTTTGATCTTCTACTTGAATTAGGAACAATAGGATTAGTAGGCAGTGacaaattcaagatttgaattatatgagttttatttttaagatttcAGTAATGacttcattatatttttaaaattatgatttcagatctactatttattataattttaatagatatttatacataaaatttatatttcgcGTCGAAAGTACTGAATTAAAATGAATCTAATGCTACATCCACCATTGCCATGGCAGAGATAGGATTTTCATCCATTTGACCCTCAACAATACCATTTCAGGTTGTCACAATAATTAATTGATGAATTaagcatttttctttttttagagtCTACATGATATAGACTTACGATATGATAAGCCATTAATTAGTAGTAGCAATTATTATTTGTAGTTAGGCCCACTGCATAAAGAGATTTCTTCATTGAACAAATTTCATATAGTCATAATCATAACCATTAATAGAAAATAATCTTGTGTTGTTGTACGCATTATCTTTGCTCTTGGAGTCCTTTTAATCTGTTGAAAATTTAATTCACATTGTCCTAGAATTCAAACTTATACAATTGAAATGTCAGGACTATGTcatgaaatttaattttaaaaaatcttaaatTAAGTTCCAACTTATATAAATAAGCTCAAACTTTATGAAAAAATCCTCGAGTTTGACAGAGTTCCTGTATCCCAAGCTGCATGGAGTATATCCGAAATTTTAAAGGTTTGTGTGTAcactacaacaaaaataacttttagcgGTAATAAATATACACATTAATAAAGAGTGCTAAATCTTTTACTGGCATTAGTTAATTGCTATTAGATCCAATGTCGCTATAGGCTTTAGCGACATTTACAAAGATAATTAATTGCCtctaaaaaagatatttttaatgGCAATCAAGCTATTATCGTTAATTAATTCccgctaaaaattatttttgatataatgGTATAGTCTAAGATCAAATTATAATGTTATCATACTTGatgaaggtaaaaaaaattattcgcACCTGATATCGAGTAAGTGTTTTAACATAATAGTGGTTGTTAAACAAATGCTCTAATGACtctaaaatataagaaaaggtAATTTAGAGGGAGCATTAGATTTGGAGATCTTTGTTTATGTGATTTGGTCAACCAGAATCAAAGGTGGCTAAGTTGGAGATTAGCAATGAGACATGCTGGGACAATTTAATGGAATAAGCATCTGGGAGAAttttgtctttttatttttattttatactcctattttagttgtcatgttgcGTTTTTCGAAagttaatttgattaatttttaaagttaaattatattactttaactcaatattataaagtaaaaaaattaaatattcaaaaactacatgaaaaaaagtactataagttacaatttttttcatatcaatatgaaaaatatatatatcttaaaacGTTAATCAAAGTTAATATAGTTTGACTTTCAAAAAGAAAACCATGACTAATAAAATGGCACGGGAATTTTTGTACTATTTccaatagttcgagggcattttaggcccttttctataattaaaattctgttaaataaattttgatttataattaattttaaataattaaattgtaaccgtCGCcatgtgtttaaaaaaatattcaaattatttaattaaaatactgttaaacaaattttaatttataattaattttaaatatttaaattgtaATCCATAGATGGACGCCACacttgtttaaaaaaattattcaaattatttaattaaaattatattaaagaaaatgtcatttttggacctaaaggtggatGACAAGGAtattaattttcagaattttatatgataatgttccaaaaatgaccttttctttagcataattttaattaataatttgaatattttttaaacacttggcggtcatctattggttacaatttaattatttaaaattaattataaatcaaattttatttaacagaattttaattaaataatttgaataatttttttaaacacgcgCGGCGTCCAtatattggttacaatttaattatttcaaattaattataaattaaattttaattacggaaaagggcctaaaatgtcatcgaactattgaaaatgatataaaaatgtCCTTCATgcccttttccttttcctttaaagaaaaaatcatttttgaacctaaaggtggatgtcaaGGGCATTTTAAGCCTAATAGATAAATGAAGgcatttttatatcattttcaattattcaaaggcattttaggctcttttccatatatatacacacaccaTAGTGGTAGTTGGGGTCAACTGACATGATCTGGTTTGCTACTTTTCTTATTTGTCTCAAATTGTTAGTCCTACTATGTTGAATCcttcaaaaatatattacttTTAAGAGGATTCAATACGCATTTGATGACAATTTTAAAGAGTACCAGCAATATAAGGAGTAAGCGATGGActacaaaataataaatgagaTCATTACTAAGGTTTGAATCTCGGTGGCTTTTGAACCAaaattttccagtttttcacAAAAACTATTTTTGCTACCAAGAACTAGGAAGAAAAAGTTTCCTACCATACTTTGGAATTTAAAAAGCTTCAATTGAAATTTTTCTCAAACAATTCCATGAATAGTAACAATCGCCTAGTTCATTTGCATGTTTATGTCTTTGCGACTCTTAGGCAGGGGGCAGATGTAGACTTAAAGCTACGGATTCAGGTCTAACTCAGTAGCTTTTGCCTGAACCCTGTATTTCTATCAAAGAAATTCACTTGATAGcaataaatatttgattttgaattgACTCTATATCGCTATAGGAACCCATAAACTTCAACTTCTGAATCCGTTGGGGCACTGCATTTGCATGATACTTAGAAGCTATGATGCAGAATCGATCAATTTGCTGCAACTATTGATCACCTTGTCATAAAGCACTGTATAATTTGAGCTGCTTATGTTCCTGGAGTAGCAGCCTTTATCGTTGTTATATTTGTATGTCTGTAGTGTGCTTCCGAGTCCACTGTCTATCGAATGGTCCTTTAAAAGCATATAGCCATGCGCGTTCTGCAGATTATGAACTGAGCTGGCTGAGGATCCATACTTCAACCTCTTTTCATCGAATATCAAAGTCACATTCGAGATAGAAGCACAGCCTTGATCTCCTATCTCAACACCATCAGAGTACATGTGAAGCTGAAACTTTTTAAAGGACTCAACAACTTGAACAGAAAAAGACCGCGTCTTGGCATAAACAGTGTCATTAAACTCAATAGTCTGATCAACAATTTGCAAGTTCGCGTCATTTCCCATTACCATGTTGTTACTACAACTAAAACTCTGAGATGATCTCGTCGTGACTGTTCCATAAGATGATTTTACCCATCTAGTCAATGAGATCGATCTACAAGCATTTAACACAAAGGATCCATCAAGACCAGTAAAAATGAACTACTATACTCCAACAACTTCCCTTCTGTTTTTGCACTCTTTTTATCCAACCAAAGATGCAAATTTACCACACATTCAAAGCATTTGTGTCACTAAATGAAATATTATGAGAACTTCCATCTAAGATCTTCCCTAACAACGGCGTAATTTCAATATCATATGAAGGAAGATCAAATGAGACAATTCCACTTATAGGTCTCCTCAATAGAGGATTGATACCACCAGTATAAATCACAGTAAAAGACCAAACTGCACCAACTACAACATCATCCAAATTTACTATCACCTCTCTAAAAGCACCATTCCCCACGATATCAGTACGATTATTTGCAGTAATATAATCATTTGGCAAATTTCCATACCAAAATTCATCATTCTCATGGAATGACACATAAATTTCCAATACAGCCCTGTATGCATTTTGTGGTATTTTGAATTCTTTTGACTGTACATCTGTAGAATTCTCAATCTCAAACCACAAACCATCATTCAATGGCAAATTTCGCGAAATGGTTACGATTAAATCACTCCCACATTCAAATCCCTTGAAGGAATTACCCGAAATCGATTGTTTTTCAGTAGgataaaaatgaacaaaaatttcCACATGGTAAACCCCAGTATATTTACAATCAACAATG
Protein-coding sequences here:
- the LOC129892214 gene encoding protein LIGHT-DEPENDENT SHORT HYPOCOTYLS 7-like; amino-acid sequence: MMSSSEQRREVGEGSSATATLVQSDHHHHHQLLSSSTQLSRYESQKRRDWNTFGQYLKNHKPPVPLPQCNYNHVLDFLRYLDQFGKTKVHLNGCVFFGQVEQVGQCICPLKQAWGSLDALIGRLRAAYEENGGLQETNPFANSAIRIYLREVRDSQAKARGIPYKKKKKKRKIQINSCNNNEANSS
- the LOC129892437 gene encoding LOW QUALITY PROTEIN: peptide-N4-(N-acetyl-beta-glucosaminyl)asparagine amidase A (The sequence of the model RefSeq protein was modified relative to this genomic sequence to represent the inferred CDS: inserted 2 bases in 2 codons; deleted 1 base in 1 codon; substituted 1 base at 1 genomic stop codon), with amino-acid sequence MPFMDLSFFFFTCFSILQIPFFSAATLHKTALFRPKFTTQQDLSPKNDTPTTYFEVTNPXKLPKTQSCSNLILKHDFAYTYGKPPILTNCTHPFNCPSKKFSKIILEWKAKSKGRQFDRILGIWLSGVEIFRSCTAEPRQNEIIWTVKKDITRYYSLLMTNQTLAVYIGNIVDCKYTGVYHVEIFVHFYPTEKQSISGNSFKGFECGSDLIVTISRNLPLNDGLWFEIENSTDVQSKEFKIPQNAYRAVLEIYVSFHENDEFWYGNLPNDYITANNRTDIVGNGAFREVIVNLDDVVVGAVWSFTVIYTGGINPLLRRPISGIVSFDLPSYDIEITPLLGKILDGSSHNISFSDTNALNVWXNLHLWLDKKSAKTEGKLLEYSSSXFTGLDGSFVLNACRSISLTRWVKSSYGTVTTRSSQSFSCSNNMVMGNDANLQIVDQTIEFNDTVYAKTRSFSVQVVESFKKFQLHMYSDGVEIGDQGCASISNVTLIFDEKRLKYGSSASSVHNLQNAHGYMLLKDHSIDSGLGSTLQTYKYNNDKGCYSRNISSSNYTVLYDKVINSCSKLIDSAS